In the Bicyclus anynana chromosome 6, ilBicAnyn1.1, whole genome shotgun sequence genome, one interval contains:
- the LOC112050316 gene encoding uncharacterized protein LOC112050316 encodes MKSEYISNDILEEAHLKLFSPFRVAQMILGSCRVDARDRFVTSPTKPQKLYTIICILLCTALYVSVGYNFLSRFWPYRNIYYLNLIALLLHYATFVCSIINVRFLNNDENVNFYVKTQEIDRKLKINNNKLINDFIYVTNISTVLLTLGILLSLFFAALTQDAIIVASFVGLLYGQVTCTLEWLYCSNLLMFFYVRLRYINAIITNHIEGTDDIKIENINKVRIPTMKVLRYMASSSHDFNYSETDVYLKQIYDELFRFQNLYRFQILLFCFKFVASTLLAFEYGLLSLQNNILIWLEYIVLPTVTALDLLIVIALSVRCEAFSGEIKKTKYLCTTILSLYYGGPLRQKAIKMLKMIIERPPRFSVYDMWHMDAATMLSMINLVTTLMVTLLQFALF; translated from the exons ATGAAAAGTGAATACATATCAAACGATATATTGGAAGAGGCTCATCTGAAATTGTTTTCACCGTTTCGAGTGGCACAGATGATTTTAGGCTCTTGCAGAGTGGATGCTAGAGACAGATTTGTGACGTCACCGACCAAACCGCAAAAGCTTTACACTATTATCTGTATATTACTTTGCACTGCCTTGTATGTGAGTGTGGGATATAACTTTCTATCAAGATTCTGGCCGTATCGAAACATATATTACCTGAATTTGATCGCACTGCTCTTACATTACGCGACATTTGTCTGCAGCATAATAAATGTCCGTTTTTTGAACAACGATGAAAATGTTAATTTCTATGTCAAAACTCAGGAAATCGATCGGAAGTTGaagatcaataataataaattgataaacGACTTTATATACGTTACCAACATATCGACGGTTTTACTCACCTTGGGAATTTTACTATCGCTATTCTTCGCAGCTTTGACCCAAGATGCAATAATTGTCGCCAGCTTCGTAGGCCTATTATACGGTCAAGTTACTTGCACTTTGGAATGGTTGTATTGTTCGAATTTGCTTATGTTTTTCTACGTACGTCTTCGTTACATAAACGCAATTATAACTAACCACATAGAAGGTACTGATGATATAAAGattgaaaatataaacaaagttaGAATACCTACTATGAAAGTTTTGCGTTATATGGCATCAAGTTCACATGATTTCAATTATAGCGAAACAGATGTTTATTTGAAACAAATATACGATGAGTTATTCAGATTTCAAAACCTATATAGGTTCCAG ATACTTTTGTTCTGTTTTAAATTTGTTGCAAGCACTCTACTAGCTTTTGAGTACGGACTTTTGTCACTGCAAAATaat ATATTGATATGGTTAGAGTACATAGTTCTACCAACAGTGACGGCTCTAGATTTGCTCATAGTCATTGCCTTGTCCGTGCGGTGCGAAGCGTTCTCGGGGGAGATCAAAAAGACGAAATATCTGTGTACCACTATATTATCCTTATATTATGGCG gaCCCTTGCGACAGAAAGCCATCAAAATGCTGAAGATGATCATAGAGAGGCCGCCTCGGTTTTCAGTTTACGACATGTGGCACATGGACGCGGCGACCATGCTCAGTATGATCAATTTGGTCACCACACTCATGGTCACGCTGCTACAGTTTGCTTTGttctaa
- the LOC112050317 gene encoding uncharacterized protein LOC112050317: MQILVIVSILLAVFNECYAIWCYQCTTATPGCGQPFNWRGVGYLGNPCPDNEDVCVKLIERKGAKEVITRDCLSTFKPFRTDIPADTYEGCRNAAKDVNLANYVNNTVKELDVKRDWYDETVWCFCFLDHRCNNGSTNTISMVLLTLTSITLFTKKVLF; this comes from the exons ATGCAGATATTAGTGATAGTATCAATTTTGTTAGCCGTTTTCAATGAAT GTTATGCAATATGGTGCTATCAATGTACAACAGCCACCCCAGGCTGTGGACAACCTTTCAACTGGCGTGGAGTTGGATACTTAGGGAATCCCTGCCCTGACAATGAAGATGTATGTGTTAAACTAATTGAGCGGAAAGGTG CCAAAGAGGTCATCACAAGAGATTGTCTCAGCACATTCAAACCATTCCGAACTGATATACCAGCTGATACATATGAAGGCTGCCGAAATGCTGCCAAAGATGTAAATTTGGCCAACTATGTCAATAACACTGTGAAAGAATTGGACGTAAAAAG GGACTGGTACGATGAAACTGTGTGGTGTTTCTGCTTCCTTGATCACCGTTGTAACAATGGATCAACAAATACAATTTCAATGGTATTACTAACTCTAACAAGTATCACCTTATTCACAAAAAAGGTATTGTTTTGA
- the LOC112050334 gene encoding uncharacterized protein LOC112050334 produces the protein MEDDNAVGVTETPETGAGEGIETKEHDGEIIEKTEEDPVEGDQVEEELKEGEQVEGEYIEGELEGEHIEGEHVDVEESEKVIGEGEEDVGEELEGEQVEHEEKKEQKEEEQVEEEEEYVEPPPPDPAAPFDLRDSTEAMKPKFELRPDQTAEVEQLWETYQNYTPAYTDIDEYITEKELIYMLKALLLMTYTPEQLQELIVFCVRPPHPQGHINYEQFLKMVTIRQRDFPIEEELRSALKVLDPDNTGSIDREYFKDVLSNRGHKMTSKNLDNLIKEVDIANDGTIGVEDVIGTMCIDLNKEDLMMLRAAVFPPEQQAEKTED, from the coding sequence ATGGAAGATGATAACGCAGTTGGTGTTACTGAAACTCCAGAAACGGGTGCCGGTGAAGGTATTGAAACTAAAGAACATGACGGGGAAATCATAGAGAAAACTGAAGAAGATCCCGTTGAAGGGGATCAAGTTGAAGAAGAACTTAAAGAGGGAGAACAGGTTGAGGGGGAGTATATCGAGGGAGAACTAGAGGGTGAGCATATAGAGGGAGAACATGTTGATGTAGAAGAATCTGAAAAAGTAATTGGTGAGGGTGAAGAAGATGTTGGGGAAGAGTTAGAAGGCGAGCAAGTTGAACATGAAGAAAAAAAGGAACAGAAAGAAGAGGAGCAAGTTGAGGAGGAAGAAGAGTATGTAGAACCACCACCGCCGGATCCAGCAGCACCATTTGATTTGCGTGATTCCACTGAGGCCATGAAACCTAAATTTGAATTAAGACCAGATCAAACAGCAGAAGTTGAGCAGCTCTGGGAAACTTACCAAAACTATACTCCAGCGTATACGGATATTGATGAATACATAACCGAAAAAGAGTTAATTTACATGCTAAAAGCACTTCTTTTAATGACTTATACACCAGAGCAATTGCAGGAGCTCATAGTCTTTTGTGTCAGGCCTCCTCATCCTCAAGGTCATATAAATTATGAACAGTTCTTGAAAATGGTGACAATACGACAACGAGATTTCCCAATTGAGGAAGAATTGCGCTCAGCTCTAAAAGTACTAGATCCAGATAATACAGGCTCAATAGACAGGGAGTATTTTAAAGACGTTTTATCAAATCGTGGACACAAAATGACATCAAagaatttagataatttaataaaagaagTAGACATAGCTAATGATGGAACTATAGGAGTAGAGGATGTTATAGGTACCATGTGCatagatttaaataaagaaGATTTAATGATGCTCAGAGCAGCGGTTTTTCCTCCTGAACAACAAGCAGAAAAGACAGAAGATtga